In Tripterygium wilfordii isolate XIE 37 chromosome 15, ASM1340144v1, whole genome shotgun sequence, one DNA window encodes the following:
- the LOC120015994 gene encoding uncharacterized protein LOC120015994: MGLEPRSLRKAVVPSSLIQNPSPGNLQSTRLALYVDEDASCCWVFIASGCHIYKLQVPLQDSSISKGKESLLIPEQTEILQSSVLNRCPHLSEIQSIALSEIEGTGYLVLGSVDSYGHLIVSKLDTSCKDVDRLTYSVLPLDSGVGEGSWAGLCFSSSQWSMAAVARSFCKSIDVYDQDIQLRTLHSLWYPSSLNFLENSAYANENSILAIAEGCQLTIWDLRMKENGGCIHRICGSVGDIFYAVSSSSTGNVAAGGADRTVTIYDPRRWAALSRWTNCSKYEITGLAFSSIDSDYIYVQGLDYEVFCGQWKEGNKVFSFRGDSNWLGFSKCSNRDVVGGWCDSGSVFVADIVARESEIC; encoded by the exons ATGGGGTTGGAGCCGAGAAGTCTACGCAAGGCTGTGGTGCCGTCCTCTCTTATTCAGAATCCCTCGCCGGGCAATTTACAGTCCACTCGCCTAGCTCTATAT GTCGATGAGGACGCCTCTTGTTGTTGGGTCTTTATTGCCTCCGGTTGCCACATCTACAAGCTCCAG GTTCCACTGCAAGATTCTTCGATAAGCAAAGGGAAGGAAAGTCTCCTAATTCCTGAACAGACGGAG ATTTTGCAGTCTTCTGTACTTAACCGTTGCCCTCATCTTTCAGAAATTCAGAGCATAGCACTCTCTGAAATTGAGG GCACTGGTTACTTGGTCTTGGGAAGTGTGGATTCCTATGGTCACCTTATTGTCTCTAAACTAGATACTAGTTGTAAAG ATGTTGACAGGCTTACATATTCAGTTTTGCCTCTGGATAGTGGTGTTGGAGAAGGTAGCTGGGCAGGGCTTTGCTTTAGTTCAAGTCAGTGGTCCATG GCAGCTGTAGCACGTAGCTTCTGCAAAAGCATAGATGTTTATGATCAAGATATCCAGCTTCGAACTTTACATTC ACTGTGGTATCCATCATCATTGAACTTTTTAGAGAATTCAGCTTATGCgaatgaaaattcaattttggccatcgCAGAAGGCTGCCAG TTGACAATATGGGACCTGAGAATGAAAGAAAACGGTGGTTGCATACACCGAATTTGTGGTTCTGTTGGGGATATTTTCTATGCTGTCAGCAGTTCATCAACTGGTAATGTGGCAGCGGGTGGTGCTGATCGTACTGTTACAATTTATGATCCTCGCAG ATGGGCTGCACTATCAAGATGGACAAATTGTTCAAAGTATGAG ATAACCGGACTTGCTTTCTCTTCGATTGACTCTGATTACATCTATGTACAGGGACTTGATTATGAG GTTTTTTGTGGACAGTGGAAAGAAGGCAATAAGGTGTTTTCATTTAGAGGAGACTCAAACTGGCTTGGGTTCAGCAAG TGCTCCAATCGGGATGTTGTGGGTGGATGGTGTGATTCGGGAAGTGTCTTTGTGGCTGACATTGTTGCTAGAGAGAGCGAAATTTGCTGA
- the LOC119979799 gene encoding L10-interacting MYB domain-containing protein-like, translating into MASYEGSHNERIKWDDSNTRVLVEICVAVMKAAKRVPGSRIPKLEWEELVVQFNAKTGHNYQKQSLKNKWDLLRKDWTLWVKMTTQDTGVGWDAVTGTINASDEWWEEKIKENKEYAKFRKHGFKNKADLELCFTRTYATGSARLAPSSGYIPTPKYHCSDGNQSTQPDNDLDTWFGEGYVPELPNTSKDSPYPYTDPSNEVHLGESLEKVIKDDDISSASSPSKGVPVTPSHTLGSLGNRSFEGSVSKNSSKK; encoded by the exons ATGGCTTCATATGAGGGTAGTCATAATGAGAGAATTAAATGGGATGATTCGAATACTCGTGTCTTGGTTGAGATATGTGTTGCTGTTATGAAAGCTGCTAAGCGAGTCCCTGGCAGTCGTATACCAAAACTGGAATGGGAAGAACTTGTGGTCCAATTCAATGCTAAAACAGGAcataattatcaaaaacaatcaTTAAAGAATAAATGGGATTTGCTTAGAAAAGACTGGACATTATGGGTAAAGATGACTACCCAGGATACGGGTGTTGGGTGGGATGCTGTTACTGGCACTATAAATGCAAGCGACGAATGGTGGGAAGAGAAAATTAAG GAGAACAAGGAATATGCCAAGTTCCGTAAACATGGCTTCAAGAATAAGGCAGACCTTGAATTATGTTTTACTAGAACATATGCTACTGGTTCAGCGAGATTGGCACCGTCTAGTGGATACATACCAACTCCAAAATACCATTGTAGTGATGGTAATCAGAGTACCCAACCTGACAATGATTTGGATACTTGGTTTGGAGAAGGATATGTGCCTGAGCTACCCAACACATCCAAAGATTCACCCTACCCATACACTGATCCATCCAATGAAGTACACCTTGGAGAATCACTTGAAAAAGTTATTAAGGATGATGATATTTCTTCTGCAAGTTCACCTTCTAAGGGTGTGCCGGTGACACCATCTCACACATTGGGATCATTGGGAAACAGATCATTCGAGGGTTCAGTTAGCAAGAACTCAAGTAAGAAGTGA
- the LOC119979800 gene encoding uncharacterized protein LOC119979800 — translation MPCRTNKLQGAKWVAEILHGHPDRCYETFRMKKKIFRDLCYQLRDKYMLRTSNYVQIPKMVGMFLFTLGHCAGNRLVHECFKHSGETVSRMFHEENQFDEVLVKIRGDPKYSPFQNCVGAIEGTHIPAVIPKPDRGRFIGRKGTTTQNVIAACDFDMLYIFVSAGWEGSAHDARVFQDAISTPELRFPMPPRGKYYLVDAGYPNRTGFLAPYKGERYHLSQFENGRRATGPREVFNHTHSSLRSVIEKIFGVTKNRFPILRKMSSYPYETQVQIVIACMTLHNFIRLRVTNDEEFTETDEGASSSSQEPTTEDAVIGVDDLSDDRTMSSIRDKIADKLVRRRQR, via the exons ATGCCTTGCAGGACAAATAAATTACAGGGTGCGAAATGGGTAgctgaaattttacatggacaccCAGATAGATGCTACGAGACTTTTAGGATGAAGAAAAAGATTTTTCGAGACCTATGTTATCAACTGAGGGATAAGTACATGTTACGAACAAGTAACTACGTTCAAATACCGAAAATGGTTGGGATGTTCCTCTTCACACTGGGCCACTGTGCAGGGAATAGATTGGTGCACGAATGTTTTAAGCATTCTGGAGAAACAGTTAGCAGGATGTTCCATGAG GAGAACCAGTTTGACGAAGTCCTAGTTAAGATTAGGGGTGACCCAAAATATAGCCCCTTTCAAAATTGTGTTGGTGCCATCGAGGGAACACATATCCCAGCTGTGATTCCTAAACCTGACAGAGGTCGATTCATTGGGAGGAAAGGCACAACGACCCAGAATGTAATAGCAGCGTGTGACTTTGATATGCTGTACATATTTGTGTCAGCTGGATGGGAGGGATCAGCACATGATGCACGTGTGTTCCAAGATGCAATTTCAACACCGGAATTACGATTTCCAATGCCACCTCGAG GAAAGTATTATCTGGTTGATGCGGGGTATCCTAATAGGACCGGTTTTCTTGCACCCTATAAAGGTGAGAGGTACCATTTATCTCAGTTTGAAAATGGTCGCCGAGCAACAGGTCCTCGTGAGGTGTTCAATCACACGCACTCGTCACTCCGAAGTGTAATTGAAAAAATTTTTGGGGTTACCAAAAATAGGTTTCCTATATTGAGGAAGATGTCATCTTACCCCTATGAAACCCAGGTTCAAATTGTAATTGCGTGCATGACACTTCACAACTTCATTCGATTGAGGGTGACGAATGATGAAGAATTTACAGAAACGGATGAAGGGGCAAGTAGTTCATCTCAAGAACCAACTACTGAAGATGCTGTTATTGGTGTTGATGATTTAAGTGATGACAGGACCATGTCCTCTATTCGGGATAAGATTGCAGATAAACTTGTGCGTAGGAGGCAGAGGTAG
- the LOC119979801 gene encoding uncharacterized protein LOC119979801 gives MNSLFKRIQKIYDDSSSNSSSEDEFEDLLFLEYERKQFERGSTSRTGSHRQRSVINRLQGHERIFNDYFAESPVYNDAMFRRRFRMNRALFLRIQSTIEMHEPYFQQRRDAAGRLGLSSLQKITAALRILASGVATDFMDKYVRISESTAIESVKYFAKAVISIFVPKYLRSPNSNDIELLLALNKTRGFPGMLGSIDCMHWKWKNCLTAWKGSHNDINVLERSHVFSELTQGRAPIFNYSINGHNYTMGYYLADGIQDESTVAAGAALYKLY, from the exons ATGAATTCTCTTTTCAAGCgtatacaaaaaatttatgatgaTTCATCCTCAAACTCGTCCTCTGAGGATGAGTTCGAAGATCTtttatttttggagtatgaaagaAAACAATTCGAGCGAGGATCAACATCACGTACCGGTTCTCATCGACAACGTTCGGTCATTAATCGACTGCAAGGTCATGAACGCATTTTCAACGATTATTTTGCAGAATCACCAGTCTATAATGATGCTATGTTTAGAAGGAGATTTCGCATGAATCGAGCTCTATTTCTTCGCATTCAATCCACAATAGAAATGCATGAACCATATTTTCAACAACGAAGAGATGCAGCCGGTAGACTGGGGTTATCTTCTCTTCAAAAGATAACTGCAGCATTGAGGATTCTTGCTTCCGGAGTTGCTACAGATTTCATGGACAAATATGTAAGAATTTCAGAAAGTACCGCTATTGAGAGTGTGAAATATTTTGCAAAAGCAGTTATTTCTATCTTTGTTCCTAAGTATTTGAGGTCTCCCAACAGCAACGATATTGAACTATTACTAGCATTAAACAAAACTCGTGGATTTCCTGGGATGCTAGGAAGTATAGATTGTATGCATTGGAAGTGGAAGAATTGTCTGACTGCTTGGAAAG GGTCCCATAACGACATCAATGTGTTAGAACGATCCCATGTTTTTTCTGAACTAACTCAAGGGCGTGCCCCCATATTTAATTATTCAATCAATGGTCATAACTATACAATGGGATACTACCTAGCTGATG GGATACAGGATGAGTCTACAGTTGCTGCTGGAGCTGCTCTTTATAAGCTTTACTGA